DNA from Bradyrhizobium diazoefficiens USDA 110:
AGCGCGATTCTGTGCGCGGAGGCGAGCTTGCAGATTTCGGAGACTTCAGCGGTCGAGCCCGGACGCAGCACCAGCGGCGAGCGGCCGTGGAACAGATTGCGCTCCTCGGTGACATAGGCCTCGATGTCGGCCGCATCCGTGATCGCGTGGCGCTCGCCGACGATCTTGCGGAATTGCTCGATCAGCTCGGGCGCAAGCGGAGGAGTGGCAGGCTTGTTGATGTTCATTGTCTCGTCTCTACTTCGCTCTTATCTCTTGCACATGATCTTATCGGAAAACCGCTACACGCTTTGCGCTAACGCGGCCCTTCGGGTCCGGATCATGCGCTATCTCGCCACCGCAGCCCGGCGCAGCCGGTCATTGATCGCTTCGCCCAGATCGTCTTCGGGAATCGTCATCACCGCGATCGCCCGTGGCCCCTTCGCATCGAGGGCGCGAAGATAGCCGAACAGGTTGGCGGCGGCTTCATCGAGATCAGCGGTGGGCGACAAATTCATGACGGCCGCTGCGGCGTCAAGGCCGGGCAGGCGTGAAGGCCCGAACGCCAGCAGCGCCTCGCCCGGCGCCACCTCGCGCGCATTGAGCCGCACATTGGCGCGCGGCGCGTAATGCGAGGCCAGCATGCCCGGCGCCAGCGGCTGGCTGTCGTCGCTCCCGGCCTCGGCCGGCGGCCGCGCCAGGGCTGCGCCGAGCACGGCCTCGATCCGCTCGCGCGACAGTCCGCCGGGCCGGAGCAGCATCGGCGCGTTGAGGCAGCCGACAATGGTGGATTCGACGCCAACCGCGACCGGCCCGCCGTCGACGATCAGGTCGATTCGCCCGGAAAGGTCGCTCTCGACATGGGCGGCCAGCGTCGGCGAGACGTGGCCGGAGATATTGGCGGACGGCGCCACCACGGCCCCGCCAAAGGCGCGCAGGATCGCCTGCGCCACCGGGTGGGCGGGAATCCGGATCGCGACGGTGTCGAGGCCCGCGGTGGCGAGATCCGCCACCGGGCAGCCGTCCGTCTTCGGCACCACCAGCGTCAGCGGCCCCGGCCAGAACGCCTCCGCCAGCTTCAAGGCGCGCGCGTCGAACCGGCCAATGGCCTGCGCGGCGGTAATGTCGGCGACATGGGCGATCAGCGGATTGAAGGCCGGCCGCCCCTTGGCGGCATAGAGATGGGCGATCGCGGTGGCATTGGCGGCGTCCGCGCCGAGCCCGTAGACCGTCTCGGTCGCAAACGCGACCAGCCCCCCGGCGGCCAGCGTCCGGGCGGCGGCCCTGGCGGCGGCATCGCCAGCCGGTAAAATCAGCGTTTCAAGACCCGTTTTCACAGGGATAAAATTCCTCAACTCGGCCGCTTGCGGTGCGCCAAACCCGACGCTATAAGCCGACCTCTTGTCGGAGTGTGGCTCAGCCCGGTAGAGCACTGCGTTCGGGACGCAGGGGTCGCAGGTTCGAATCCTGCCACTCCGACCATTCTTTCAAAAGTTACCGTTTTCCAGAGGCTTGGCGGACCGGCCGCCGGCGCCTCGGGAGCGCCTTTTTGCAACGATTTTCGGGGCGGGTCCACGGCCGATTTGGCCCAAGCAGGGCCGTCTGTGCGCGCGGCATGGCTCGCAAAGCTCGTCCCGCCGGCCAGCGCCTTGATGGCGTGAAGCGCGTCGCAAGGTTCACGAACGCGAATGGTGTCGTTGGAGCAGGATTCGCTCCGGCTTCTTCGGCTGCCGAAAAGTTCAACTTAAGCTGGCATTCATTTTGTAATACACATTACGCATTGTTTTTTTTCTTCTTAAGGCATTGCGCCATGGAATTGACCCCCAACAATTTGGACCAGCTTTCCGGCATTGCCCAATGCCTTGACGATCAGTGGGCCCCGCCGGATATCGCCCAGGAAGCTGCAGAAAGTGAAAAGCCGCTTTCCGACTACGCCAAGCGGATACAGCCGGCGATGAAGATGGAGTTCTTCAAGGCGCTGCTCACGCTGCGTTCGGTGGTGGTCAATCGCGCGTACCTTCTCCACAATGAGGCGGTCAAGGAGCTCTATCTCGGCGGAGATTCGGAGGCGGAATCGTTCGAAAGACTCGTGCAGGAACGCGCAATCATCCCATTCCTCTACGACGAGCGGCAGCTCTCGGACTTCAAGGGCACGGACCTGTCCCGCGATGTCGAGGACTACTGGGTCAAGGCCGAGGCGAAGGGTACCAACAAGCTGCGATTGAGTTGGGACGACAAGCGAAACGGGACCCTGATCACCGATCACATTTCCAAGCGCTTTGGAGGTTTCTTCAAGACGATCGACGATCTCAGGCCTGATCTGCTTCGCAACGACTTCTCGCTTTCGACATTCGATGACGAGAGCATCAGGCAGATGCTCAAGAATATGCGCGACTTTGCCAATCGGGTGCAGGACGAGACCGGCCGCCCGGTCAAACGCAAGGAAATCTATCACGAGTTCGTCTGCGTCGGCGGCCTGCACAAGGACCACCTGGTTTTTGATCTCAAGAAGCCGCTGGCCATGCAGATCAAGGCGCTCGCGGACCTCAAGTACAACGTCAATTTGCCGGATGTTCTCAACCGCTATGTTGTTACGTCCCAGGGGTCGACCAGCCGTGAGTGTTTGCAGGAGATCAAGGAGCTCACGGAGGGTATCAAGGAGGTGGACGAGAAGGAGTTGCAGGATCTCATGATGGCTGTCGCCGGGGTCGGTCTGGACATCGCCAGTGCGCCGTTCAATTGACCGACATTGGTTCGGTGAGCCTGGACGACATCGTGGCAGTCCGGAACGATCCGATATGGGCGTTGCATCATCAGATCGCTGTCGAGAATCTGCCGGACAACAAGCGGCCGATGTCGGAGCAGAAGTTTGTTCAGGATCCCCTGGAGTCCATTCGGCGCGTCTCCGGTTCGCTGGGCAACGTCGTCGAGCGTTTAGGCCAGATCCAGCGCGACAGTCGCCTCCGCGAAGCCACTGAGCGTTGGGAGGTTCGACTGAGTGCGCTGGGCATTTTCGAAATGGTCGCCTCGGAAGCCGGCCACGCGTTTGGCTTGCCACATCTGCCCGAGGATCCGGTCAGCGAACACTCGCTGTCGCGAGGGATGGTGCCTCTCGTCGCTCACGCGGTCGTCTATCTCGAGGGAGGCGGGTTGAAGTATGAAATCAAGCAGCCGGTCTTTCAGGGTAAAATCTGGGCGGAAACCGCCGCAAAGATCGCTCGGGAGGTTCGTAGCCGGCTGTCGTTCGAGGGGACCGAGATTGCGCCGACGGGCGATCAATTGCGTCCCGACCAGCAGGGCGGCGGACTTGAGGTCAAGGATCGGGACGATTGAATTGCGGCGCGACGCGCGGGAAGGCGGGCGGCGGGCAAGGCATTGCCGCCAAAACGACAAGAAGCGGCTCGACCGTGATCGTGGTTCACTGGCCGGCTGGTGGCAGCGGCAGGCCCGTATCAATCTTTATCGTTGACCAGGGGAAATGATGCTCGATCCAGCAGCCGGCATCGAGGCCTATTTCGAGGCGCTCGCCGAATACCCCCGGCTCTTCGAGCCGCGCCGATATCGGCGGCTCGTGCTCGACCGTGCCCGCCTGGAGAGCTACGCGCGCGAGCATGGTGTCGCGCTCGGGCTTACCTTCTCCAACGACTACGTGCTCGTGCTTGTCGATCTGGTCGAGGTGGGCGAAGGCCCGGCCACGATCGTCCATCCTTATTTTCGGATCGTCTCGCGCGGTCAACTGCTGGGTGGGCACAATGTCGTGGTGGTGGCCACGGTTGCCGACCCGAAGCTTGGGAATGTCGGCGACATCGTGATGGTCGAGCAGGAGCGTCATGCGCTCGGACGGCTCATGCTGGAGCTGCCGCGCGGATTTGCCGAGCCGGGGATCGGGTTGGAGGCCAATGCCTTGAAGGAGTTGGAGGAGGAGACCGGCTATCTCGGTGCCGAGCCTCGGCTGATCGGAACCGTCTTGACGGATACCGGCCTGATGGACAACGAGGTCCACATCGTGCACGCCTCGGTCGTCGGCCGCCGGGAGCGATCTCCCGAGATCCGCGAGGTCATTACCCGAACTCTGTTGATGCCGGCCGATATGATCTGGTCGAAAATCCTGTCGCGTGAGATCAAGGACAGCTACACGCTCGAGGCAATCGGGATCTGGAGCAGGCTGTCGACGCACAGCACTTCTCGATGATGCTCGCTACCGCCGCGCCACCAGCACGCCCACCAGGAACGCCACCATCAGCGACGGCAGCGGCGCCTCGCGCACCATGCTGCGGACGATGTCCGGCCAGTGCTGCTCCGGGACCAGCCTTGGAGACCTGACTTCGGCGATCGGCGTCATGCCCCAATCCGACGCGAGGTCGGCGATCTCGCTCGCGGCCAGACGCGAGCCGTCGCGGACGCGGAAGATGGCGGCCTCCGATCGCTCGCGCGGCGCGAGCGCCATCAGCGTCGCGATCGCCGTGCGCAACGTCATCTCGCCAAAACCTTGCAGCCTCACCGATTCCTCGGGCTCCGACGTCATGCGAGATCCCTCACAGCGCGAAGTGGTGCGCGATGGTGAATGCTGCCGTCGCGCACAGGACCAGCGTGGAAACCGCGCCGGCCACGCCGCGCGCGAGATGGGCTCGCGTCAGGTGCCTGGTCATGATTTTGCTCCATGCTCTGCATGGCAATGGCGGCGGCGGATGTTGGTTCCCAACGCCCCACCGAATCGCCGCTGTCCCGCCTACTTCCGCAGCAATTCGCTCAATGCCGCGGTCGCCTCGGCGC
Protein-coding regions in this window:
- a CDS encoding L-threonylcarbamoyladenylate synthase, with protein sequence MKTGLETLILPAGDAAARAAARTLAAGGLVAFATETVYGLGADAANATAIAHLYAAKGRPAFNPLIAHVADITAAQAIGRFDARALKLAEAFWPGPLTLVVPKTDGCPVADLATAGLDTVAIRIPAHPVAQAILRAFGGAVVAPSANISGHVSPTLAAHVESDLSGRIDLIVDGGPVAVGVESTIVGCLNAPMLLRPGGLSRERIEAVLGAALARPPAEAGSDDSQPLAPGMLASHYAPRANVRLNAREVAPGEALLAFGPSRLPGLDAAAAVMNLSPTADLDEAAANLFGYLRALDAKGPRAIAVMTIPEDDLGEAINDRLRRAAVAR
- a CDS encoding NUDIX hydrolase encodes the protein MLDPAAGIEAYFEALAEYPRLFEPRRYRRLVLDRARLESYAREHGVALGLTFSNDYVLVLVDLVEVGEGPATIVHPYFRIVSRGQLLGGHNVVVVATVADPKLGNVGDIVMVEQERHALGRLMLELPRGFAEPGIGLEANALKELEEETGYLGAEPRLIGTVLTDTGLMDNEVHIVHASVVGRRERSPEIREVITRTLLMPADMIWSKILSREIKDSYTLEAIGIWSRLSTHSTSR